DNA from Strigops habroptila isolate Jane chromosome 6, bStrHab1.2.pri, whole genome shotgun sequence:
GCAGAAGAGCCTCTGTTGGGAACAGAGCAGACGTGATGCTGTGTCCCACAGGTATGGTTAGCATGTGATAGCCTGATGCAGCCGGGGAGCAGCAGTGTGCCTCCGCGTCTTGCCAATTCACCTCACAGCTCCTCCTTATCTCAAATACCGCACAAGAGCAGAGCTTCacattgttttcaaaatacagatagAATGCCTCAAGCTACCGATAAGCTTATCCCTATGTTAGAGAGACAGTTACAGAGCTGTTGTGGACAGAAAAAACTGGTTTTGCATCAACACTGGGACTTCAGCACTGCTTTGACTTGTAGTGAGAGGGGCAACTTCCATCTCGTGCTTGTTAGGGTTTTCATacatgaatcacagaatcacagaatcacagaatggtttggcttggaagggactcccaaagctcatccagttccaaccccctgccatgggcagggacacctttcactagatgacgctgctcaaagccccgtccagcctggccttgaacactttcagggatgcggcagccacagcttctctgggcaacctgggccagcacctcatcaccctcacaggaaagaacttcttcccagtATCTAGTCTAAATccaccctctgtcagtttaaagccattaccccttgtcctatcactacatgcctttgtaaaaagtcctcCTCCggctttcttgtaggccccttttacTGTGCATTGTGTAGGGTGTATTTGCATTCCTATTTTGCCTGATTTTTACGATGTTTAATACACTGTTtcacaatattttaattagatttgacagttgggatttttttgtcctGAGCAAGtctgggggagaagggaaagcaaaaattGGGAATTACAAGTACTTTCTTCACCTTACTCATAGCTAATGGGGTGAGGAACTATTATTGCACCGAGGCATGTGAAACAGTATTGCCATATTTAGGacataaatgcagaaaaagaagcaaacatctCCAGCTAGATGGAGGTGGCACAGAGAGCTTTCTGTGTGGTTGTTGCTCAGCTCATGTCAGTCTCAAGAGCCCTtatgctgctttgcagctgctgttgctcATTTGTATCGTTCCTATCGAAAGGAAGCAGAGTTTTCAGACGGCAGCATGTAGTGGCTGGGACCCTACCGCTGACAGTTTTAAGGCaatgatgattttaaaaatgaaaatctgttaGAGTGAATCTTCTGTGTTTAATAACATTATGTGTATGTCTTCTATAGCACTTGTTAGCCAGCTGTGCCTGTGAGAGACAAACAAATCACCCAGCCATGCTTTCTAGCAAAGATTAAAGCAGTTGTTATTCTTCAAATACTGATCAAGCTTACAAATCTTTTTTAACTGAATTCATtatgggaggaaaaaggcaCTTTGCTTGGTTCTACTTTCATTAATGGGTGGGCAAATTGTTTCTGACTGGGAACAGAATAATACCAAACCCCAAAGCATCcctcctggaaagaaaaagctagtttctattaaaaaggaagagcaggtAAACATGTGCAACGCTGAATTTGCTCAGTACAACAATACACAGCCTTTAAAACACCTTGGAGTTGGGTTTAAAGACCAACTTGAACTAATATAAGACTGTGCCTCCGAAGACAAGGGGGTGAGGGGCGACCTGTTTTCACTTGTGGACCTTGCATGAGGACTCGGAATTGCTGAGCCTTGGCGTACACCAGTTTTGCTCCCTGGTCCAGCTGAAAGCTAACATTGCTAGAAAAttgaaaagaacaaagtttATGTTTTCAGTTGGCTGGGTGAGACAGTCTGATGTAAGCAGGGCTCTGCAGTTGGAAGTGGGGGCACAGACCATGGCTAACCTGTGCCTACAATACTGGCTTTTTCAGTCAGCTTAAGCTGTGATAAGTTAAAATCCTTCAGCTAGCACCCTCTCTGATCTAGGCACCCTTCAGACCTCAGGCAGGGAATGCAGCTCCTAGGACTCTGAAGGGTAGAAATTTCACAGGAGGTTTAACAGTGAACTCTGTAGTTAGAGACTCTGACACTGTAATATCGAGCTCTTCAGATTTTCTGCACCTCACAGTTGTCTTTCAATGTATAAATACCACCACATAATGAAGAGCGTGGCAGTGTCTAACGTTTATATGCTAGATACAATAGGGATATAACTGTGGGTGTCATAAAGATGCTTTAACAGCTTTGACGTTTAAGTGATGAGATTGTAACCATGCAGTtccaattattaaaaaatgagctgttgggacttttttcttttccatctctaaaCAACAGTTACAATTGCTCAGGTGCCTTAAATGCCGTAATAAAGTTTTGATCTAAAGTTAAATTTTAGCTTTCCCAGTACTACAGGTCATCACAATATTTCTGAAGTGATTTTGGCCTTTGGATTCCTGATGTGAACTGAACGTCATTCAGCTGACTGTGGCTTTTGTCAGGcattcagcagcagtgctgggaggaAGGTGCCTGCCTGGTAGCTCcctccagcaggcagctgggaggcTCTGCAGTACCTGCagtccagctccagctctggcacTTCACTCACCCTCTGGAGGCATCAGCTTCTCTGGGGACAGTACCAAGGTCCTATTTCAGGCAGACGAGTTAGGCTGTGTGATACCCTCCTCTCCATGAAACTACCGAAGATTCACACATAATTCCCAGCTAAAAGCCATGGTAAGTTTAAGCTAAATAAATTATACTGTGAATAAATTGTACCATGAAGAATTCATTTGAGGCAAGGAGTTCAGTCgttctgctttttttgtaaCGTCACTCAGTGGTCCAGCCACATCCCAGGTAAAAATGACTGCCAAAGCATTGATGGTTGGTAAGATACATAAGGCAGGACAGAAACTTATTCCATTGGTTAGTTATTAGAAATCAAGTTCTGTGCTTTCTGGTGAGAAGTGGCTCAGCTGCCTAGTGCAATGTGGGAATTGATTAGCACGTAtagtaaagaaaatacaatttaataaCAAAACCCAGGCTTTAGTTACTTGGTAAAActactgtaatttaaaattttaatacaaagaCCTGTCTGAACATTTGTGTAATGTATTGTTAGGAGTACTCTGTCCTTAAAAGGATAGTTGTCTTTAGTGGACAATTTACTTGCTGAAGAGAACCTGAAATACAAATCTGATGTAGAATGTCAAAGAGCAGACGGGGTGGGAATTAAGACTCTTAATTATATGGTTTCAGAAGGTTACAGTAATTCCATACAGCATTTTCTAgttttttacatggaaaaagttcttctgaaaataatgtaGAAGCCACACTTATGAAGGGGTGCTAAGGGTCAAGAAGCATTTCATGAAGGCCTTTCTTGCTATTTTGATACTGTGGTAAAATTAGATCGAAGAGAGAGCATAAGTTGGATGGGATGAAAGTTAGTAATGAAGCAACATCTGAAATGGGGAGCTGGCCAGATCCTCCAGGTCGTTCCTGTAGGAATGGCATATGAAGGGCAGGCTCTTCGCAGGGCATCTTCTGCATGTCTTCATGCAAGATTGACGTGATCAAGTGACTTCTTGGCTTGCAAGTGCAGAGGCTACACATGTCTCGTAGAGGGTCACTGATCAttaagttcttccctgtgagggggtgatgaggcactggaacaagttgcccagagaagctgtggctgccccatccctggcagtgttcaaggccaggttggacggggctttgagcaacctggtctagtggaaggtgtccctgcccatggcaggggggttggaactggatgagcttcaagttcccttccaactcaaaccattctgtgattctgtgattctatgatcactgGCCACTGCTTCGGATGCCCCAGCACATGTGTCTCCAGGTTGTGCTGTCGCTAACATGAAAGCACAAAGTGTGCAGCACTAGAGCTAATGCCGATGAGTGCTCAAAAGATGCAGATAAAGCCTGCGACTTTAAACAGATGCTGTAGTTTCCTCATATCTTTCTGATGATACAAGACACATTATGGTTCTAGTTTGAACAGTGTGCCAGGAGAGACGATCGGGTTTCACTCATTTGGTTTGTATTACCTAGGAGACAAACAGATTCCATTTTCAAGGCTTAAAGCAGTAACTCCCTTTCTTGGAAATGAATCACTGATTGTTAATGCCACGAGAAGGCTGGGGTCCGGCTGTAATCATTCACTGAGACACAGGTAAGTTAGAGTTTCCtgttataaaatacagttttacgGAATGAGAAGTTGTTTTTCTAATGTCAAACAGGCTTTAGAATATCCTCATGAAAGCGTCCCATCAGCCAGCATAAACCACAGATATAATCCTCTTTTCATTGCACTATTGCAGTGCTTTATAACTAATACGGAGTCACAAACTGTAATGTGGCCAGTGACAGTCACTTGTTCAAGTGGAAATCTTTTGAATTTGtcaattcatttttttatgaGTTGACTAAAGTGTTACAACAGTAGCCTGAATGGAGCAGTAATACTTCGTAATGTTGAAAGTAATTTGCTGCAGAGGGAGTTTGTGCTTACATTGGGAGAGCATGGGAGAGATGGGTGATCGGTTTGGCACAAAGGCAATGGGAAATGCAGTAGCAGTTGTGTAGGCAAAATACAGACATCATGACTtcaaaaaaatgaagtaattttggCTACTTctgagtttatttatttttttttaaattacacagtTTGCCAAAGCAACAAAGCAAACTGTGTTTGCCCTCTCTCAAAACCCATTCATTGCTGTGGAGAAGAGACCACAGCAATTAGCAGCTGGCAGAGCATCACGTTCAGCAGTAGCTGGGTTATTAAGTGGTGTTTGTGGTTTCCCTAAATACAAAACAAGATGGGATTTTGCCACCACTGGCTATAAGAAAGAATGCCAAGTGTGCTTAAGGATATGAAGCCTACTGAAGATGTAGTTTATAAGTggtattttcagagaaatgaatGCTTGGCACCTAAGATCCCGAAGCCCAGAAAGGAAGGTGATTTATCACAAGCCACTGCAGAAGTCTATGGAAAAGTCAAGtgtaaaacccaaacaagcaaGCTCTGGTCTAGTGCTAGATGACCAGCGAAGCTCTCTGCCATTCCCTTCCTGTAGTCAGTTGGCAAATAAATACCTAGGCTGATGTTTTTACAGACCACATGTATATTTTAAGCACTATTGAATTGTCTGTTAATTCTACTTTTAATATCACCGTACCCATTTATCTTCCAATGTactctcagaaaaagaaagtgtttttccaTCTCTCAGCCCATAAGGATAATTTGGCTTGCTTCTACAGAATGCATAGATCCACCATTTCCAGGCTTTCTTCTGTCTGTTATTGCTCATTGTTACATCTCCATTTCCCATAATACTACACCTTCTTCCTGTAACTTGCTGCTCTCCAAGCTCTGAGCTGCCTGCCCTCTTTGTGCCCCTAACACTTTGGATGCTTTCCCCACTTCCTCTCTACTTGGTCAGCTTGTTCTTGCagtttcttacttttttttccccattctcctCTGCACACCtcaccttttctgcttttagagTAATGACATTAGCAGAGCTGATGGAAACCTAGGTGAATTAATTCTCTGAGCACTACACTGTTCAATGGATGCATTACTCAATGCACATTAGCTAACCTCCCGCAGACCTCATTGAATGACAGAAATGATTCTTTGAAGAATATATTCAACAACAATAGCATTATTCAAACAATTTACTCAACAAATTACATTCAGCACACTCAAATTAATGGCGCATTCAGCTTGGTCTGTTTGCTTAGCAGAGCACATGTGTAGCCTTAAGGGTTGAAACTGAGTCACTGAAATGTCTGAGGGAAATAGGGGTGTGGAGGCTCTTCTGGTCATTTGTGTTTCTAGTGAGCAAGacagagtgtgtgtgtgaatgtgttggtggtggtggtgtgtttaAGTCACATCTAGAGAATAAATGATGTatgtgaggaggaagagagatttACCTGCTCTATTTCCTGCTGGTAGTAGAAGCAGCCCAGGCCCTTGTTTTCACACTTATCCTTCGTACTCCAGCTAGAAATTAGTACAACAAATCAATGTATCTCTGATCTTCAGCTTTCGCCCAAGTTggggtgtgcatgtgtgtatgtgtacgGAGCAGGGGGTTGAAGTAAATCTAACATCAAATCCATGCTCTTCACTTCTTGCTCCattcaaatatttcttaagCACTTGGAgcaaataatctttcttttactgtttaaGACTTTCTGGTGCCTCCTTTGTAATTTCCAATAGAGGCTAAGTCTTTTTGTGGTCTTTATGTCCACTGTGCCAAATAGATCCCCCTTTCACctgtttgctgcatttttaaacctTTGAGTCATTTCACTGTTAGCCTCAACATTGGCTGTTACCTTGATGCAAATTGATGTCATCTACATTTTCTATCTAGTCAATCCTTCCTGACTCCCGTTGATTCATTCTGCACAAAACAAACCTCCTCTGGATGTGCAGGTTGAGATTTCTCTTTGGCTACAAGGATGTGGATCACATTTTGTCCTCTCTTGTCCTTATGTTAGTCAGAATATAATTTTGCTAAAGCTCCGTGCCCTGACACTGCCCTTGGCATCTGCTTCCGCATGTACTGCCACTTGTAGAAGTGTTACAAAGCCTCATACCACTGTCATCTCTTTCTTACTGCTCAGTTATGTGCTTACTTGAagatttctgtttgttgttgTCTGAATCCTCACCTTGCTCTGAACTTCATACAGCCCATATAATGTCTTTGTCTTCTCTAGCCTCTAATTTAACTCTCATCAGTCTGTACTTGTGCTGTGCCCTGAGGgcaattttctcttcttcaccTGTTGAGTAACTGTATCtttgaaatccttttttttgtttttttgtttcctgtgttcCTTGCAATTCTTCAGTGaattaattgcattttcaaAGTTCAGTCTTCATTAATCTGGGTGACATTTACTGTAATACCCTTGGTATGGCATATCTTGCACATCTGTCCCGACTTGTTCAGCTGGAGGCTCAGAACTGGTGTAACTCTACTCATGGATTGATAGATGACATCAGGCTTTTTACATTAGAAAGGGATGGTGCATTTCTTATGGCCATTAGCAAAAGCCCACTTACAGCCGTGCTTTTTTCCTATGGAACAACAAAATTCAGTCTTCCCTTTTATAGTACTTGTGCATCCTAGGAAAGGCCTTATAAGGTTTTCCTTCAAATCTCCTCCAGAGGTCAGCTCATCCACAGGATGCATTCCTACATGTTAATGTTCATGCTCACTCATGtgaatgttttgtttccttgcctGTACTTTATTACATAGTGGTATCTTTATGCTTTGCTATTCAGCTCCTTTGAGGCTGATATATGACTTATCTAGAAAGCATTTAAGCCCTAGTCTTGAAGAGCTGATGTCTTGAAGAGCTTGATATAAACTTCTGCTTGAGCTCTGATTGCAGACATGGAGGacagaaatagctttttaatgACAAAGTCACCACCctgcaaaacatatttaaaagcatataaGCATATGTCTGATAGAATATAAGCCAACTGATACTGCCATTATTCTTTTTTACCTGCAGCATAAAGAAGTAGCTTGGTAACTGCTCTTTGTGAGAACATCATTTTTCAGCATCCTTCAACATCCATATAGATCAGCGATATattcatttctgcagctgtcCCTCAGCTCTTCAAGTAAGTCAACAGCTCTAACGGTAGCAATGCAGGAATACCAAAACAGGCAAATAACCTTGCTTTCCAGCGGAAGTCTGGCCATGGGCAGAGGTCACAATGGGCTGCAAAATCAAGGGGCAGCAAAAGAAGTACTGAGCTTTCCATCTCTATTGACCTCTGTGGTGCTGTGGCCTGTTTACTACTCGTACTCAAACTTGCCAGTTGATGAACTTGCTTATACATCAGTGCCAACTGCAGctacaacagcagcagtgggatTTGCAGGTACCACTGCAACCTCAGAGGGGTACGTTTCCTCTCCTGCTAGGCAGAACTTGCAGGAGCAGTAGATGGGAGGAGGAGGTTAAAAAATAGAACACACAGATCTGGAATCTGAGATCCACAAATCTGGATCTCAGatttcccttctcatttttCCCAGCCATTCTGTGTCCTGAGAAGACATCTACTTTTTGTTCTTAGAAAACAACAGAGCTTCATACTCTCAAAGATCCATACAGATCCCGGGTGCAGGGCCAGGTGGGAAGGTGACTGTATGCTCTTGGTGGTTATGTCAGGGCTTTTTTTGACTTTGAGGAGAGTCTGGCTGCCAATGGCTCCTTAGACTGCTCTTCCAAAAGAAGTGTTGCAGAGTTAGGACAGAGGAAGACTTCTGCGgaaaagaaactattaaaaaaaatcattttttgaGGGTAAAGTTTAGTGCATTTCTTAAATTATAAGAAATACAACAAATAAAATCCAGTGAAGCAGGGCAGGATTTAAAATACTGCACAAGTTTACTGGGAAGTTAGACCacagtcaaaaagaaaacaatttgcaTTTTGGTGCTTAACCTTTTGTGGGACACGTGGCTCATATGTAGAAATTTGAAAGTGAAATCTGATTTGGCTGTGCTTGGTATTTTGCATAACTACAAGGCTAAGCTGAGAGTACCTCAGTGGTGGAGTGCTAGCCTCAACTTGCTGGAGAAAGCTCTACCTGATGCTCAGGAGACCCTCGGGAAGAACAGGCACATTTACTTGCAGAGGACAGTTTAATAGAATGATTAGGCTTCAGCCTGACAGACAAAATCTGCTTTAACAGCAAATAAGGTTTGTTTAATAGCCTCAGAAGGTACAAATTATCAGACCTAAGAgcagtttgttgttgttggtttcctttttaaaagcttaatcATTCTAAATTGCTTCAGCTACTGCTTATGTTTCACCTTGAACGAACgtctcatttttctttgcccAAGAGGAAGCATCTCTCTGATCTTGTGTTTCTTCAGTacagcatttccttctttccttgaggagaaaaatgagctgGGGATTCCTACGTGATCTGTTGAGTGGAGTGAATAAATATTCAACAGGAATTGGAAGAATTTGGGTAGCAGTTGTGTTCATATTCCGCTTACTGGTTTACATTGCAGCCGCAGAAAACATCTGGAAACATGAACATGATGAATTTGAATGCAATATCAAGCAGCCTGGTTGTGAGAATGTCTGCTTTGACCATTTTTTCCCTGTCTCCCACATCAGACTTTGGGCTTTGCAATTAATCATGGTGTCCACCCCTTCGctgttggttgtttttcatGTCGCTTACCGAGAGAACAGAGAGAAACGCCACAGCCAGAAACTTTATAGAAGTCCAGGAGACAGAGATGGTGGATTGTTGTGCAATTACCTTATCAGCCCTATCTTAAAAACAGGatttgaaatagtttttcttgttctgttttataAATTGTACAATGGATTTGAAGTACCTCGTCTTGTGAAATGTGACATAAGACCATGTCCCAATATGGTAGACTGCTATATTTCCAAACCTACAGAGAAGATgattttcctctattttctgGTGGCAACTTCATGCTTGTGCATTGTATTAAATCTAAGTGAATTAACTTACctcattttcaaatattctaTAAAATGCTATCTGAAGAGGTACATAAAGAAACATCGAGGCTCAAAAAGTGATTGCCACAAATCAGAAACCATCAGTCacaacagagcagcagctgcaggacagTTCCATGACAGCTCCCCGTCCCTGCCTCTGAATATGCAAGACGAATGTGAAAAAAGTTCCCTGTCAACTTGAAAGACGGCTGGAGACCACCTTCCCGCTGCACAGACTGTATTTGGCCAATTGCTTTTCCAATCCATGCTTTACAGAACTGAAAAGATAGTTAGgtaggaaatactttttctctgttaattCCCCCTGACTTGAGCAGATAAATTCAGTCACATTGTGCATGTCATACATAGAATCATCTAAATCTTTTCATGTTGAAACAAGAGGTATAGAAATCTGAAAACTCCGTGAAGCTTCAATATAAATGCAGATGCTTATGATAAATCACACCGAAACAATTGCTCAaagagctgtgttttgaatATTACACAGGGTTGCTTTGGTACAAGCAAAAAGAGGCTTTTTATATGGAGAGCTGGAAGAACCTGGGATTGATGAAGATGCTGAACAGTAAGAGGATGTACAGCACTGGTCGGGCGGGTGGATCTGATAACGGTTGAAATAGCGAGTGTGAGGTGCTGGCGTACAGTGGCAGCTGGGTGGGAACAAGCCCATCCCACTGGACTACTGCAAAAcatctcaaaataaaagaagaaagaaagaaaataagaagtgGCAGACACATCTAGTTTAGCCCATGGTGACAAAGACAGGCCCAGTTATTTCGCTGTTTGTGGAGCACTTCCTTCTGGAGGTATTCGAGCCCCTTACAGTTTTTATGGTATTTATCATCAGAGCGCATCCTGTAAGAAAAGGTACTTGCTCGAACTTGGGCAGGCAGCAGGTACCAGAGTTAACTCCTGGTCACCTGCACCAAGCAGCTCCTGAGTCATTTgacttttcttctcctctgtggCTGTGGCATTTAATGGGCAAAGATCATTCCCAGTTCCCCAGGATCCGAGTGGTGAAGCGTAGCCCGCACAACATGGCAAGCCGGTAGTCCTGGCATTCAGTAGCCTGGAATGTGGTCCCTGCAGTAAGGCTGAAAATACTGCTCCTCCTTCAGTAGGTTTCTCTGCCAtagaaaaccaccaaaaatatgaaaagcCTCTAGTAGAAACAAAGTAAGGAAGAATCATCTATTCCCTCCTCCCAAATTTCAGAGTGTCTCAAACATCGCACACCTCTGCTCTTTGTTGGTTGGGCTAACAGGAGAGGGACAGAAATTAGCTAAGACATGTCTTCTGTTGAACCCAGACTTCTGAGACAATAGAAATTGGTGCCTAAAACAACGTACTTCAGGATAGCGTTCTCTTGCCATTGCTGGGGTGAAAGACCTCTGGACATGCCTCAGCACCGAGCCTGATCAAAATACACCTTTCAGAGAAAACCACTGTGTGCAGTAAGCGGAGCTGCCTGAACGCTGAACTGATGTTGTTGTTCATGCCAggataaagagaaggaaacagtaGCAGAAGGATGTCAACTAGTTATTTTTTCACTCCAAACCGCCCATCTTTGCTTACAAAGCATTGCTTTCATGAGTCCTAGGGTAGCAGTTACAGAATTAACTTTAAGAACTATTGAATAAACTATGCACTTTCttagtttttttttccccaaaataaaccTGCTTttgtaaaaggtaaaaatacatttgctgcTCCTGAGCTTGACAACAGCAGCCTCGGATACCAGCTTGCCAGCTTGTGGCCAGTTAAAGTTTTACATCTCGAGTGATGCTCAGTCAGCGAGTGTATGGAGACAGTGAGCTGCACAGCATTCAGAACGTGTTCTGTTCAATCTCTAGTAGACAGAATGTGGCTCATGGGAGAAATGCAGTTAGAAACTCTTGTGCAGTGACTGCACAACCCCCCCCCCGAGGAGTACATGAAGCAAAGCCGCTGCCCCTCAGCCCTGTGTAACTGGGACAGCCTCAGCTGGAGAACAAACCCCAAATTATCTTGGTCTTTTTGTATCCTAATTAATGCCTCAATTTTTAAGACAAGGGCAACACTATCAAAGTAAAACATGCTTCCATAACgactaattttttaattattgagGGCAGATTTTAAGACAGCACATGAATGAAAAAGTATTtagtcatttttttaaagaagcaaggtttatttgagagaaaagaaagagaagcaaacacaGTTTAGCCAACACAGGTTTCTCATTAAATCTGTGCATTAGCTGCTG
Protein-coding regions in this window:
- the GJB7 gene encoding gap junction beta-7 protein isoform X1; this encodes MSWGFLRDLLSGVNKYSTGIGRIWVAVVFIFRLLVYIAAAENIWKHEHDEFECNIKQPGCENVCFDHFFPVSHIRLWALQLIMVSTPSLLVVFHVAYRENREKRHSQKLYRSPGDRDGGLLCNYLISPILKTGFEIVFLVLFYKLYNGFEVPRLVKCDIRPCPNMVDCYISKPTEKMIFLYFLVATSCLCIVLNLSELTYLIFKYSIKCYLKRYIKKHRGSKSDCHKSETISHNRAKSTEGAHAISRAHPPSLSVRSHSLPFQKVPYLFNF
- the GJB7 gene encoding gap junction beta-7 protein isoform X2, which produces MSWGFLRDLLSGVNKYSTGIGRIWVAVVFIFRLLVYIAAAENIWKHEHDEFECNIKQPGCENVCFDHFFPVSHIRLWALQLIMVSTPSLLVVFHVAYRENREKRHSQKLYRSPGDRDGGLLCNYLISPILKTGFEIVFLVLFYKLYNGFEVPRLVKCDIRPCPNMVDCYISKPTEKMIFLYFLVATSCLCIVLNLSELTYLIFKYSIKCYLKRYIKKHRGSKSDCHKSETISHNRAAAAGQFHDSSPSLPLNMQDECEKSSLST